A portion of the Manihot esculenta cultivar AM560-2 chromosome 2, M.esculenta_v8, whole genome shotgun sequence genome contains these proteins:
- the LOC110608488 gene encoding probable mannitol dehydrogenase — translation MVPKLPEQEHPQQAFGWAARDDSGVLSPFTFSRRATGEKDVCFKVLYCGMCHSDLHMVKNEWGNSTYPLVPGHEIVGLVTEVGSKVEKFNVGDKVGVGCMVGSCHSCHNCTNNLENYCPEMILTYSAKYYDGTTTYGGYSNIMVADEHFIVRIPDTLPLDATAPLLCAGITVYSPLKHYGLDKPGMHVGVVGLGGLGHMAVKFAKAMGVKVTVISTSPSKKQEAVEHLGADSFLVSRDQDQMKAAMGTMDGIIDTVSAMHPLMPLIGLLKTNGKLVLVGAPEKPLELPAFPLLMGRKMVGGSAIGGMKETQEMIDFAAKHNITADIEVIPMKYVNTAMERILKADVRYRFVIDIGNTISSAH, via the exons ATGGTACCCAAGTTGCCAGAACAAGAGCATCCCCAACAGGCATTTGGATGGGCTGCAAGAGACGACTCTGGTGTCCTCTCTCCCTTCACCTTCTCCAGGAG GGCAACTGGGGAGAAAGACGTTTGTTTCAAGGTCCTCTACTGTGGAATGTGTCACTCAGACCTTCATATGGTCAAGAATGAATGGGGCAATTCCACCTATCCTCTTGTCCCTGG GCATGAAATTGTGGGACTGGTGACAGAGGTTGGGAGCAAAGTGGAAAAATTCAACGTGGGAGATAAAGTTGGTGTGGGCTGCATGGTGGGATCATGCCATTCCTGCCATAACTGCACAAACAATCTTGAGAATTACTGCCCAGAGATGATACTCACCTATAGTGCTAAGTACTATGACGGAACCACCACTTACGGCGGCTACTCTAACATCATGGTGGCCGATGAGCACTTCATCGTTCGTATTCCAGATACCTTACCTCTTGATGCTACTGCTCCTCTCCTTTGTGCTGGGATCACAGTGTATAGCCCCTTGAAACATTATGGACTCGACAAGCCTGGCATGCACGTAGGCGTAGTTGGCCTGGGCGGACTTGGCCATATGGCAGTGAAATTTGCTAAGGCTATGGGAGTGAAGGTTACTGTGATTAGCACCTCACCTAGCAAGAAGCAGGAGGCTGTTGAGCATCTTGGTGCTGATTCATTTTTGGTTAGCCGTGACCAAGATCAAATGAAG GCTGCGATGGGTACAATGGATGGTATAATTGATACAGTGTCTGCAATGCACCCTCTTATGCCTTTGATTGGGCTACTGAAAACTAATGGAAAGTTGGTTTTGGTTGGTGCTCCAGAGAAGCCACTTGAGCTACCAGCCTTTCCTTTGTTGATGG GAAGAAAGATGGTGGGAGGCAGTGCAATTGGGGGAATGAAAGAGACACAAGAAATGATTGATTTTGCGGCCAAACACAATATAACAGCAGATATAGAAGTTATTCCAATGAAGTATGTGAACACAGCCATGGAACGCATATTGAAAGCTGATGTTAGATATCGATTTGTCATTGATATTGGCAACACAATCAGCTCTGCCCActga